A window of Oncorhynchus tshawytscha isolate Ot180627B linkage group LG10, Otsh_v2.0, whole genome shotgun sequence contains these coding sequences:
- the anapc10 gene encoding anaphase-promoting complex subunit 10 isoform X2, producing MATPSKTPPGSDPKQLERTGTVREIGSQAVWSLSSCKPGFGVDQLRDDNLETYWQSDGSQPHLVNIQFRRKTTVKMLCMYADYKSDESYTPSKISVRVGNNFHNLQEIRTTPGT from the exons atggcGACCCCCAGTAAGACTCCGCCAGGTTCTGACCCCAAGCAGCTGGAGAGGACCGGGACGGTCCGGGAGATCGGCTCTCAGGCGGTGTGGTCTCTGTCTTCCTGTAAACCAG GTTTTGGTGTGGACCAGCTGAGAGATGATAACTTGGAGACATACTGGCAGTCTGATGGATCCCAGCCACACCTAGTCAACATCCAGTTTAG GAGAAAGACCACAGTGAagatgttgtgtatgtatgcagACTACAAGTCAGACGAGAGCTACACCCCCAGTAAGATCTCTGTCAGAGTAGGAAACAACTTCCACAACCTGCAGGAGATCAGA ACAACGCCTGGAACATAG
- the LOC121847376 gene encoding protein lingerer-like — translation MKTAGTLLVNPPPPPTEQVTWVPEGHLITTVSAQTMFKDVSVGMAMQGAGDAPMTQSGAEFNVKTTNDTTGGSWGETSYLVPQAPSGVTSLDRDWEGGEWLDPNDHTLRNGKKFYSRSFRGGGGRGGHEEGGGARGYRENRWRGERRGVGGYRGVGRRDNREGFREQDRGDRKQEGRGGDATSKGQNVRGRGRSYHYNQQQSNGREAGYSSGMRNPPYTDL, via the coding sequence GTCACATGGGTCCCCGAGGGTCACCTGATAACAACAGTAAGTGCCCAGACCATGTTCAAGGATGTATCCGTCGGCATGGCGATGCAGGGTGCGGGCGACGCCCCCATGACCCAGAGCGGGGCGGAGTTTAACGTGAAAACGACCAATGACACGACGGGGGGGAGCTGGGGCGAGACTTCATATTTAGTGCCCCAGGCCCCAAGCGGCGTAACATCATTGGAccgagactgggagggaggggagtggctAGACCCTAATGACCACACCCTCAGAAACGGAAAGAAGTTCTACAGTCGCTCCttcagaggtggaggagggaggggaggacacgaggagggaggaggagccaGAGGGTATAGAGAGAACCGTTGGAGGGGTGAGAGACGGGGGGTAGGAGGTTAccgaggagtggggaggagagataACAGGGAAGGTTTCCGGGAACAAGACCGAGGGGACAGGAAGCAGGAAGGAAGAGGGGGCGATGCCACCTCTAAAGGACAAAATGTGAGGGGTCGGGGGAGGAGCTACCACTACAATCAACAGCAATCCAATGGCAGAGAGGCAGGCTACTCTAGTGGGATGAGGAACCCCCCTTATACAGATTTGTGA
- the anapc10 gene encoding anaphase-promoting complex subunit 10 isoform X1: MATPSKTPPGSDPKQLERTGTVREIGSQAVWSLSSCKPGFGVDQLRDDNLETYWQSDGSQPHLVNIQFRRKTTVKMLCMYADYKSDESYTPSKISVRVGNNFHNLQEIRQLEMVEPSGWIHIPLLDTVNNPIRTFMIQIAVLANHQNGRDTHMRQIKVYTPVEESSIGKFPRCTTVDFMMYRTIR; encoded by the exons atggcGACCCCCAGTAAGACTCCGCCAGGTTCTGACCCCAAGCAGCTGGAGAGGACCGGGACGGTCCGGGAGATCGGCTCTCAGGCGGTGTGGTCTCTGTCTTCCTGTAAACCAG GTTTTGGTGTGGACCAGCTGAGAGATGATAACTTGGAGACATACTGGCAGTCTGATGGATCCCAGCCACACCTAGTCAACATCCAGTTTAG GAGAAAGACCACAGTGAagatgttgtgtatgtatgcagACTACAAGTCAGACGAGAGCTACACCCCCAGTAAGATCTCTGTCAGAGTAGGAAACAACTTCCACAACCTGCAGGAGATCAGA CAGTTAGAGATGGTAGAGCCTAGCGGTTGGATCCACATCCCTCTTCTGGACACAGTCAACAACCCCATCAG GACGTTCATGATCCAGATAGCTGTGTTAGCCAACCACCAGAACGGAAGAGACACGCACATGAGACAGATCAAAGTGTATACCCCCGTGGAGGAGAGCTCCATCGGCAAGTTCCCAAGATGCACCACGGTCGACTTCATGATGTACCGCACCATCAGATGA